Proteins from a single region of Cystobacter fuscus DSM 2262:
- a CDS encoding Ig-like domain-containing protein: MSCLLSRWLAAPATALRAGLVLGLVASTLAACHNGSPVAQNDTRETAEDTPLEVHLPASDNGALTFTIVDAPDHGTLGEISANGFVTYTPGADYNGEDALTFRATNRKGQSAQATVTITITPVNDTPTLSSVANQSITAGSSTGDLAFTVGDVETAADSLTVTATSSNTDLVPNDPSHLVLGGSGSSRTLDVVPAASASGSTTITLSVSDGSATTSTTFAVDVTGVASLYWMTAAGSLWRVDVNGTNALELKTGISGGSSVATDPVTRTLFYVHDSVIVRVDSDGANPVDIVANGGYPSGLAVDSTNRKLYWSDFTGQRVMRAELDGSNPTQVVGGIDSPSALAFDVPSGKVYVITYNNTKLVRFNLDGTNLETLASNLGGLGVGLAVDSSGGKVYYSTRGNSIYVANLDGSNATALVTNQTTVHGIALDVTAGRLYWADWLAQVIRSAHLADGTDRQDVNSGSSRNLGLAWMPAP; encoded by the coding sequence ATGTCATGTTTGCTTTCGAGGTGGCTCGCAGCGCCAGCCACCGCATTGCGCGCCGGACTGGTGCTTGGACTGGTGGCCAGCACCCTCGCCGCTTGTCACAACGGATCGCCGGTGGCCCAAAACGACACCCGCGAGACGGCGGAAGACACGCCCCTCGAGGTGCACCTGCCGGCCAGCGACAACGGGGCACTCACTTTCACTATCGTCGACGCGCCGGACCACGGCACGCTGGGTGAGATCAGCGCCAACGGCTTCGTCACCTACACCCCCGGTGCCGACTACAATGGCGAAGATGCCCTCACCTTCCGCGCCACCAACCGCAAGGGCCAAAGCGCGCAGGCCACGGTGACCATCACCATCACGCCAGTGAACGACACGCCCACCCTCTCCTCGGTGGCCAACCAGAGCATCACCGCTGGCAGCTCGACCGGCGACCTGGCCTTCACCGTGGGCGACGTGGAAACCGCCGCCGACAGCCTCACGGTCACCGCCACTTCCTCCAATACCGACCTGGTGCCCAACGACCCCAGCCATCTCGTCCTCGGCGGCTCCGGCTCCAGCCGCACCCTCGACGTCGTCCCCGCCGCCAGCGCCAGCGGCTCCACCACCATCACCCTCTCCGTGAGTGACGGCTCCGCCACCACCTCCACCACCTTCGCGGTCGACGTCACCGGTGTTGCGAGCCTCTACTGGATGACTGCCGCCGGCTCGCTGTGGCGGGTGGACGTGAACGGCACGAATGCCCTTGAGCTCAAGACCGGCATCAGCGGGGGCTCTTCCGTCGCCACCGACCCGGTCACCCGTACCCTCTTCTACGTCCACGACAGCGTAATCGTTCGAGTGGACAGTGATGGGGCGAACCCGGTCGATATCGTGGCGAACGGAGGCTACCCCTCTGGGCTGGCAGTCGATTCGACGAACCGCAAGCTGTACTGGTCCGATTTCACCGGGCAACGGGTCATGCGCGCCGAGCTGGACGGCAGCAATCCAACGCAGGTCGTCGGCGGCATCGATAGCCCGTCCGCCCTCGCGTTCGATGTCCCGAGCGGCAAGGTGTATGTCATTACCTACAACAACACCAAACTCGTACGCTTCAATCTCGATGGTACCAACCTGGAGACCCTCGCTTCAAACCTGGGCGGCCTGGGCGTGGGCCTGGCGGTCGACTCGAGCGGCGGGAAGGTGTACTACTCGACCCGCGGCAACAGTATCTATGTCGCCAACCTGGACGGCTCCAACGCCACCGCCCTGGTGACCAACCAGACCACGGTGCACGGGATTGCCCTCGATGTCACGGCCGGGCGGCTGTATTGGGCGGATTGGCTGGCTCAAGTGATCCGGAGCGCCCATCTGGCCGACGGCACCGATCGCCAGGACGTGAACTCGGGCAGCAGCAGGAACCTGGGTCTGGCCTGGATGCCCGCGCCGTAG